One part of the Glycine soja cultivar W05 chromosome 11, ASM419377v2, whole genome shotgun sequence genome encodes these proteins:
- the LOC114373775 gene encoding dirigent protein 21-like, translated as MEPLVLYSPKLPVLIEHLTMAAPLQFFFLFTLTLFSSSFSEQSHIELPSNNNNPNPNPLQKLSNLHFYYHDIRDNENPTIVQIVDTPKNVPNGFGSTFVMDDAMTEGPELSSKHVGRAQGLFGLASLQDLGMFMLTNFAFTEGAYAGSTLSMLGRNPISEQNRELPIVGGTGVFRFATGYAIANSVNSVSTPQHFVVEYNVTVWHG; from the coding sequence ATGGAACCCTTAGTCCTATACTCACCAAAATTACCAGTCCTCATTGAGCATCTAACCATGGCTGCTCCTCTTcaattcttctttctcttcaccCTCACTCTCTTCTCATCATCATTCTCCGAGCAATCCCACATCGAACTACCctcaaacaacaacaaccctaaccctaaccctttaCAAAAACTGTCCAATCTCCACTTCTACTACCACGACATAAGAGACAACGAAAACCCCACCATTGTGCAAATCGTGGACACCCCAAAGAACGTTCCGAACGGGTTCGGGTCTACTTTCGTGATGGACGATGCGATGACCGAAGGACCAGAGCTGAGCTCGAAGCACGTTGGGAGAGCCCAGGGGCTGTTTGGCTTGGCCTCTCTTCAGGACCTTGGGATGTTCATGCTCACCAATTTCGCTTTCACCGAAGGAGCTTATGCTGGAAGCACGTTGAGCATGCTTGGGAGGAATCCCATATCGGAGCAGAATAGGGAGTTGCCCATTGTTGGTGGCACTGGCGTGTTTAGATTTGCCACTGGCTATGCCATTGCTAATAGCGTTAATTCCGTTTCTACCCCTCAACATTTTGTTGTCGAGTACAATGTTACAGTGTGGCATGGctag
- the LOC114373150 gene encoding dirigent protein 21-like, whose translation MDGDEEHAFAVLLVLNSRESHSARAPRVATDNIKYRNIIDSKQTKTKSISTNKCFIGIRWHATMVVPLRHFLVFSLTLISIIFHTHGAFSEQSIIKLPTDQPRVEKLTHLHFFYHDILEGKNITVVKIIEPSASEVREATGFGTTFMMDNVLTEGPELSSKHVGRAQGLFGLASLEDRGMVMLINLAFSEGEYAGSTLSMLGRNPVQDTVREMPIVGGTGVFRFAKGYAIAKSLWEISDNEHFVVEYHVTVSHP comes from the coding sequence ATGGATGGAGACGAGGAGCACGCGTTTGCTGTCCTGCTAGTCTTGAATTCTCGAGAGTCCCATTCCGCTCGAGCGCCTCGTGTTGCAacagataatataaaatatagaaacaTCATTGATTCGAAGCAAACTAAAACGAAAAGCATCTCTACAAATAAGTGCTTTATTGGCATTAGATGGCATGCCACAATGGTTGTCCCTCTTAGGCACTTTCTTGTTTTCTCTCTCACCCTCATATCCATCATCTTCCACACCCATGGAGCGTTCTCTGAGCAATCAATAATCAAGTTACCCACAGACCAACCAAGGGTAGAGAAACTGACCCACTTGCATTTTTTCTACCACGACATCTTAGAGGGCAAGAACATCACGGTGGTGAAAATCATCGAGCCATCAGCGAGCGAGGTTCGTGAAGCAACTGGGTTTGGAACCACTTTCATGATGGACAATGTTTTGACCGAGGGTCCAGAGCTGAGCTCGAAGCACGTTGGGAGGGCTCAGGGGCTGTTTGGCTTGGCCTCTTTGGAGGACCGTGGAATGGTGATGCTCATTAACTTGGCTTTCAGTGAGGGTGAGTATGCTGGCAGCACTCTCAGCATGCTTGGGAGGAACCCTGTTCAGGACACTGTTAGGGAAATGCCCATTGTTGGAGGCACGGGCGTGTTCAGGTTTGCCAAGGGCTATGCCATTGCCAAGAGTCTTTGGGAAATTTCTGACAATGAGCATTTTGTGGTGGAGTATCATGTCACTGTTTCTCATCCTTAG